A window of Pirellulales bacterium genomic DNA:
TTGCAGCACTATCCGAACGATTCTCGCGCCGCGGAAGTGCGCCAATATCAGGACGAGGTCGAGCTGTATATCGCCGGGCGGCGGGCGGAGTGGCGGGCGAGGTCTGCCGCGAATGTCGATTCTGCCTCGCCTCTGGAGCGCGCCTATCTGGAGGCGATGAGCCACGCTCGGTTGAATCCCGAAGTGGCCGAACAGCGATTGCAGGCCATCGTCGCTTTGTACGACGGGACACAAAGCCTCGACGTTTCAGACCAAGAAACTCTGCGACTGGCACGCAAACAATGGGAATTGCTGCGTGGTCGGATCCAACAACAATCCAGCGAGGTGCTGCAAGTGCTGACACAGCGATTGGATACCGCCGACCAACTGCAACAGACCGATCCTACGGCCGCTCGCGCCATTCGCGAAGCCGTGGTGAAACTTTACGGCGACAAACCCTGGGCGGCGCGGGCCGTCGATCGCGCCACGGCTGGCTTAGCGGCGCGCACGGCGGCGGAAGCTTCTTCGGTCCAATAAGCGGACTTCTTCTAATTCGTGATTCGACGCCATAATGAACGCACCGCGCTCTTTTCAAACTGGTTTTCCCACCACGCGCTTGCGACGTCTGCGACAACATCCGCGCCTGCGCGAGATGATTCGGGCCACGCGCGTCGAAACAAATCGCTTGATCCAACCGTTGTTCGTGCGACCTGGGCGAGGCGTGCGACAGGCCATCGACGCCATGCCTGGCATTTTCCAATTGTCGGTCGATGAGGTGTCGCGTGAAGCGGCGGAATTGGCCGCTGCTGGAATCTCGGGTGTGATCTTGTTCGGTATCCCTGCCGAAAAAGATCCGCTCGGCAAAGACGCCTATAGCGACGAGGGGATTGTGCCGCAGGCGGTGCGGGCTCTGAAACGAGCAACGCCTGACTTGCTGGTGATCACCGACGTTTGTTTTTGCGAGTACACGGATCACGGTCACTGCGGGGTCGTAGGCCAGGTGGCTGGTCGGACAGACGTCGATAACGACGCCACCCTCGGACTTCTCGCACGCCAGGCGATTACCCACGCCCGCGCGGGTGCAGACGTGATCGCACCCAGCGGCATGATGGACGGCATGGTCGGGGCCATCCGCCGGGCGCTCGACGAGAGTGGCCACTCACATCTGCCGATCATGAGCTATGCCGCCAAATTTGCCAGCGCGTTTTATGGCCCCTTCCGCGAGGCGGCTGAAAGCGCACCGGCCTTCGGAGACCGCCGCAGCTACCAGATGGATCCGGCTACCGATCCAGGCCAGGCTTTGCGTGAGGTCGACCTCGACTTGGCCGAAGGGGCCGACATAGTCATGGTCAAGCCGGCACTCGCGTATCTCGACATCTTGCGGAGC
This region includes:
- the hemB gene encoding porphobilinogen synthase produces the protein MNAPRSFQTGFPTTRLRRLRQHPRLREMIRATRVETNRLIQPLFVRPGRGVRQAIDAMPGIFQLSVDEVSREAAELAAAGISGVILFGIPAEKDPLGKDAYSDEGIVPQAVRALKRATPDLLVITDVCFCEYTDHGHCGVVGQVAGRTDVDNDATLGLLARQAITHARAGADVIAPSGMMDGMVGAIRRALDESGHSHLPIMSYAAKFASAFYGPFREAAESAPAFGDRRSYQMDPATDPGQALREVDLDLAEGADIVMVKPALAYLDILRSVRDRFPGVPLAAYNVSGEYSMVKAAAARGWIDERAVVIESLTAMHRAGADIILTYWAKDVAHWLATT